In the genome of Polaribacter atrinae, one region contains:
- the hisIE gene encoding bifunctional phosphoribosyl-AMP cyclohydrolase/phosphoribosyl-ATP diphosphatase HisIE — protein sequence MNIDFNKNNDGLVPAIIQDATTKNVLMLGYMNEEAFAKTQETKLVTFFSRTKKRLWTKGEESGNVLNLVDIKLDCDNDTLLVSVNPSGPTCHIGSATCWNEENTPNYGFFSTLEDVITERVANKDTKKSYVASLFAKGINKVAQKVGEEAVETVIEAMDNNDELFLYESADLMFHYLMLLQAKGFTLKDIEEELKGRHK from the coding sequence ATGAATATCGATTTCAATAAAAATAACGACGGTTTAGTACCCGCAATCATTCAAGATGCAACTACAAAAAATGTGTTGATGTTGGGGTATATGAATGAAGAAGCTTTTGCTAAAACGCAAGAAACTAAATTAGTAACTTTTTTTAGTAGAACAAAAAAACGTTTGTGGACTAAAGGTGAAGAAAGTGGAAATGTGTTGAATTTAGTTGATATAAAACTAGATTGTGATAATGATACTTTATTAGTTTCTGTAAACCCAAGCGGACCAACGTGTCATATAGGTTCTGCTACTTGTTGGAATGAAGAAAATACACCAAATTATGGTTTCTTTTCTACCTTAGAAGATGTTATTACAGAAAGAGTTGCTAATAAGGATACCAAAAAATCTTATGTAGCTAGTTTATTTGCTAAAGGAATTAACAAAGTGGCTCAGAAAGTAGGAGAGGAAGCTGTAGAAACTGTTATTGAAGCGATGGATAATAACGACGAGTTATTTTTATATGAATCTGCAGATTTAATGTTTCACTATTTAATGTTATTACAAGCAAAAGGATTCACTTTAAAAGACATTGAAGAAGAATTAAAAGGAAGACATAAATAG
- the hisB gene encoding bifunctional histidinol-phosphatase/imidazoleglycerol-phosphate dehydratase HisB produces MSKKVLFIDRDGTLVLEPPVDYQLDSLEKLEFYPKVFQYMAKIASELDYELVMVTNQDGLGTDSFPEDTFWPAQNKVMSAFEKEGVVFTEVHIDKTFPHENAETRKPRTGLLTKYFSEEYDLENSFVLGDRITDMELAKNLGAKGIFLSEDPELGADEIETSKQEILDCIALTSTDWKEIYEFLKLEDRVSEITRNTNETKIYIKLNLDGSGKNDISTGVKFFDHMLDQIGRHGAMDLTVKVDGDLEVDEHHTIEDTMIALGELFHKALGNKLGIERYGFCLPMDDCLAQAAVDFGGRPWLVWDADFKREMIGDMPTEMFLHLFKSFTDGAKCNLNIKAEGDNEHHKIEGIFKAFAKAMKMAVKRDANKMFLPSTKGVL; encoded by the coding sequence ATGAGTAAAAAAGTATTATTTATAGACAGAGACGGAACCTTAGTATTAGAGCCGCCTGTAGATTATCAATTAGATAGTTTAGAAAAGTTAGAGTTTTACCCAAAAGTATTTCAATACATGGCAAAAATTGCTAGTGAATTGGATTACGAATTGGTAATGGTAACCAACCAAGATGGATTGGGAACAGATTCTTTTCCGGAAGATACTTTTTGGCCTGCACAAAATAAAGTAATGAGTGCTTTCGAAAAAGAAGGTGTTGTTTTTACCGAAGTGCATATAGATAAAACGTTTCCGCATGAAAATGCCGAAACGCGTAAACCAAGAACAGGTTTGTTAACCAAGTATTTTTCTGAAGAATATGATTTGGAAAATTCTTTTGTTTTAGGAGATAGAATTACCGACATGGAATTGGCAAAAAACTTAGGTGCAAAAGGAATTTTTTTGTCAGAAGACCCAGAATTAGGTGCCGATGAAATTGAAACTTCTAAACAAGAAATTTTAGATTGTATCGCTTTAACTTCTACAGATTGGAAAGAAATCTATGAGTTTTTAAAGTTAGAAGATAGAGTCTCTGAAATTACTAGAAATACCAACGAAACTAAAATTTACATTAAACTAAATTTAGATGGTTCTGGTAAAAATGATATTTCTACAGGCGTAAAGTTTTTCGATCACATGTTAGATCAAATTGGTCGTCATGGAGCGATGGATTTAACTGTAAAAGTTGATGGCGATTTAGAGGTGGATGAACACCATACTATAGAAGATACCATGATTGCTTTGGGTGAGTTATTCCATAAAGCATTAGGAAATAAATTGGGCATTGAGCGTTATGGTTTTTGCTTACCAATGGATGATTGCTTAGCGCAAGCAGCCGTAGATTTTGGCGGAAGACCTTGGTTGGTTTGGGACGCAGATTTTAAGCGCGAAATGATTGGAGATATGCCAACAGAAATGTTTTTACACTTGTTTAAATCGTTTACAGATGGCGCAAAATGTAACTTAAATATTAAGGCAGAAGGAGATAACGAGCATCATAAAATAGAAGGAATTTTTAAAGCGTTTGCAAAAGCGATGAAAATGGCAGTAAAAAGAGATGCTAACAAGATGTTTTTACCATCTACAAAAGGGGTGCTTTAA
- a CDS encoding TetR/AcrR family transcriptional regulator: MARKKNYNESEVVEKAMNLFWANGYENTSMQMLEKEMGINKFSIYASFGNKHGLFLESIKCYKGKLNLIFEKFKNASNGLEDIKQFFYDSVNAKFKESHQKGCLLTNTYNEFSESEDLLIKEDMTIFMNNLKALLIKKLEQDGTRDAETVQKQANFLLLAKHGLAAAARVNTQQEIEDYIEITFKNI; this comes from the coding sequence ATGGCTAGAAAGAAAAATTATAACGAGAGCGAAGTGGTAGAAAAAGCAATGAACCTTTTTTGGGCAAATGGCTACGAAAACACTTCTATGCAAATGCTAGAAAAAGAAATGGGAATTAACAAGTTCTCTATCTATGCTAGTTTTGGTAACAAGCATGGTTTATTTCTAGAAAGTATTAAATGTTACAAAGGAAAGTTGAATCTTATTTTTGAAAAATTTAAGAATGCATCCAATGGTTTGGAAGATATTAAACAATTCTTTTATGATTCTGTAAACGCTAAGTTTAAAGAGAGCCATCAAAAAGGATGTTTATTAACCAATACGTATAATGAATTTTCTGAAAGCGAAGATTTATTAATTAAAGAGGATATGACTATTTTTATGAACAACTTAAAAGCGTTACTCATAAAAAAATTAGAACAAGACGGCACTAGAGATGCTGAAACAGTACAAAAACAAGCCAATTTTTTACTCTTGGCAAAACATGGTTTGGCTGCTGCAGCTAGAGTAAATACACAACAAGAAATTGAAGATTATATAGAAATTACTTTTAAAAACATATAA
- a CDS encoding carboxymuconolactone decarboxylase family protein — protein sequence MTTLKINNIETAPEESKALLEGSKKAYGMIPGLHGVLSTSPQAFEAYQTLHDLFTKTAFNADELTVVWQTINVEHACHYCVPAHTGIAKMMKVDDAIIEALRNETPLESEKLEALRTFTLIITRNRGHVSQEELNTFYAAGYTERSVLDIILGLSQKVISNYTNHIANTPVDDAFKPFAWEKK from the coding sequence ATGACAACATTAAAAATTAACAACATAGAAACAGCACCAGAAGAAAGCAAAGCATTATTAGAAGGATCTAAAAAAGCATACGGAATGATTCCTGGTTTACATGGTGTTTTATCTACATCTCCTCAAGCTTTTGAAGCTTACCAAACATTACACGATTTATTTACAAAAACGGCTTTTAATGCAGACGAATTAACAGTAGTTTGGCAAACAATAAACGTAGAGCACGCATGTCATTATTGTGTACCTGCACACACAGGAATTGCAAAAATGATGAAAGTAGATGATGCTATTATAGAAGCATTACGTAACGAAACTCCTTTAGAAAGCGAAAAATTAGAAGCTTTACGTACCTTTACATTAATCATTACGCGTAACAGAGGTCATGTATCTCAAGAAGAATTGAACACATTTTATGCTGCTGGTTATACAGAAAGAAGTGTTTTAGATATTATCTTAGGATTATCTCAAAAAGTAATTAGTAATTACACAAATCATATTGCAAATACACCTGTAGATGATGCTTTTAAGCCATTTGCTTGGGAGAAAAAATAA
- the hisH gene encoding imidazole glycerol phosphate synthase subunit HisH, which yields MKLVIIDYGAGNIKSIQFAFKRLGVDAVLSNNIDEIRAADKIIFPGVGEASSAMQMLQESGLDKVIPTLTQPVLGICLGMQLMCNSSSEGNTKGLGIFDVDVKKFSKAVKVPQMGWNVIYDLKSDLFIGIKEKEFMYLVHSFYAESCAEAIATTDYEIEYASALQKDNFYGVQFHPEKSGLEGAKILQNFLNL from the coding sequence ATGAAATTAGTAATTATCGATTATGGTGCCGGAAACATTAAAAGCATTCAGTTTGCTTTTAAACGTTTAGGTGTAGATGCTGTTTTATCAAATAATATTGATGAAATAAGAGCTGCAGATAAAATTATTTTCCCAGGAGTTGGTGAAGCAAGTTCTGCAATGCAAATGTTGCAAGAAAGCGGCTTAGACAAAGTAATTCCGACGCTAACACAACCTGTTTTGGGTATTTGTTTGGGGATGCAATTAATGTGTAATTCTTCTTCGGAAGGAAACACCAAAGGATTGGGTATTTTTGATGTTGATGTAAAGAAATTTTCGAAAGCTGTTAAAGTTCCGCAAATGGGTTGGAACGTGATTTATGATTTAAAATCAGATTTATTTATAGGAATCAAAGAAAAAGAATTCATGTATTTAGTGCATAGTTTTTACGCAGAATCTTGTGCAGAAGCAATTGCAACCACAGATTATGAAATTGAATATGCATCTGCATTGCAAAAAGATAATTTTTACGGAGTACAGTTTCATCCAGAAAAGAGTGGATTAGAGGGCGCAAAAATTTTACAAAACTTTTTAAATTTATAA
- the hisC gene encoding histidinol-phosphate transaminase: MKTNFNLESLIRENIKSLKPYSSARDEYKDANTTEMIFLDANENPFENGVNRYPDPQQNGVKDLLSEIKGISKENILLGNGSDEVLDLIYRAFCEPNKDNIITLPPTYGMYDVLANINAIENRTVLLSEGDFQPKVTQILKKSDANTKILFLCSPNNPTGNSFSVESVRELLLKFKGLVVIDEAYIDFSEQKSWLERLQEFPNLIITQTLSKAFGLAGIRMGVCYASAEIIKILNNIKPPYNVNELSQQRAIVRLQKIEEVQNEISQLISERKRLKKELECCVSYIEKVFPSDGNFFLLKVDDATKRYNQLIEYGVVIRNRTTQPLCENCLRISVGVCEENQRLLRALKAIQ; the protein is encoded by the coding sequence ATGAAAACAAACTTTAACCTAGAGAGCTTAATTAGAGAGAATATTAAATCTCTAAAACCATATTCTTCTGCAAGAGATGAATATAAAGATGCCAATACAACAGAAATGATTTTCTTAGACGCTAATGAAAATCCGTTTGAAAATGGCGTTAATAGATATCCAGATCCACAACAAAACGGCGTAAAAGATTTGTTGTCTGAAATTAAAGGAATCAGCAAAGAAAATATTCTTTTAGGAAATGGAAGTGATGAAGTTTTAGATTTAATTTATAGAGCTTTTTGTGAGCCTAATAAAGATAATATTATCACATTGCCACCCACATACGGAATGTATGATGTGTTGGCAAATATAAATGCCATAGAAAATAGAACGGTATTGTTAAGTGAAGGCGATTTTCAGCCAAAAGTTACTCAGATTTTAAAAAAATCGGATGCCAATACTAAAATTTTGTTTTTATGCTCGCCTAACAATCCAACAGGTAACAGTTTTTCGGTAGAATCTGTTAGAGAGTTATTACTAAAATTTAAAGGTTTAGTAGTTATAGATGAAGCGTATATCGATTTTTCTGAACAAAAAAGTTGGTTAGAGAGATTGCAAGAATTTCCAAATTTAATTATCACACAAACCTTATCTAAAGCCTTTGGTTTAGCAGGGATTCGTATGGGAGTTTGTTATGCATCCGCAGAAATTATAAAAATTTTAAACAACATAAAACCACCTTATAACGTAAACGAACTAAGTCAGCAAAGAGCAATTGTAAGATTGCAAAAAATAGAGGAGGTTCAAAACGAAATTTCTCAGTTGATTAGTGAAAGAAAACGACTTAAAAAGGAGTTGGAGTGTTGCGTTAGTTATATAGAGAAAGTATTTCCTTCTGATGGTAATTTTTTTTTATTAAAAGTAGATGATGCTACAAAACGTTATAATCAGTTAATTGAATATGGCGTGGTTATAAGAAATAGAACTACACAACCTTTATGCGAAAACTGCCTACGAATTAGTGTGGGAGTTTGTGAGGAAAATCAAAGATTATTAAGAGCATTAAAAGCAATACAATAA
- the ttcA gene encoding tRNA 2-thiocytidine(32) synthetase TtcA, with product MENRKQVTKKLQRGVAEAIQQFTMIAEGDKIMVCLSGGKDSYAMLNMLLYFQKVAPISFEIVAVNLDQKQPGFPVEVLPTYLQNLGVDYKIIEKNTYKIVMDKTPEGKTTCSLCSRLRRGTLYEAAKDLGCNKLALGHHRNDIIETFFLNFFFSGKMETMPPKFKNDAGDLIVLRPLAFCKESDIEAYADFMDFPIIPCNLCGSQENLQRKKVKQMITDWETEFPNRNAIMMNALQNVSPSHLLDQSLYDFDQLENKIPETSLVE from the coding sequence ATGGAAAACCGAAAACAAGTAACAAAGAAATTACAACGTGGCGTTGCAGAAGCTATTCAGCAATTTACAATGATTGCCGAAGGAGATAAAATTATGGTTTGTCTTTCTGGCGGAAAAGACAGCTACGCAATGTTAAACATGTTATTGTATTTTCAAAAAGTTGCGCCTATTTCTTTCGAAATTGTTGCCGTTAATTTAGATCAAAAACAACCTGGTTTTCCGGTAGAAGTGCTACCCACCTATTTACAGAATTTAGGTGTAGATTATAAAATTATAGAAAAGAATACCTATAAAATTGTAATGGACAAAACTCCAGAAGGTAAAACAACCTGTAGTTTATGTTCTCGTTTGCGTAGAGGAACTTTATATGAAGCTGCCAAAGATTTAGGTTGTAATAAATTGGCTTTAGGTCACCATAGAAATGATATTATAGAAACCTTTTTCTTAAACTTCTTTTTCTCTGGTAAAATGGAAACCATGCCACCAAAGTTTAAAAACGATGCAGGAGATTTAATTGTACTAAGACCTTTGGCTTTTTGTAAAGAAAGTGACATTGAAGCGTATGCAGACTTTATGGACTTCCCTATTATACCTTGTAACTTGTGTGGCTCTCAAGAAAACTTGCAACGTAAAAAGGTAAAACAAATGATTACAGATTGGGAAACCGAATTCCCAAATAGAAATGCCATTATGATGAATGCTTTACAAAACGTATCTCCTTCTCATCTTTTAGATCAAAGCCTGTATGATTTTGATCAATTAGAAAATAAAATACCAGAAACTTCTTTGGTTGAATAA
- the hisG gene encoding ATP phosphoribosyltransferase, with product MSNLRIAVQKSGRLNEDSMNILKDIGISIDNGKDQLKASARNFPVEVFYLRNGDIPQYLRDGVVDAAIIGENVLIEKGNDLDFIERLGFSKCKVSIAVPKESNANSLKDLDGKRIATSYPETVRKYLKEYNIEAQLHIINGSVEIAPNIGLADGICDIVSSGSTLFKNGLKEIEVLLKSEAVLAVSPLISDQRKAILEKIQFRIQSVLKGRDSKYVLLNAPNDKLDAILNLLPGMRSPTVLPLAEKGWSSVHTVISKNEFWQIIDGLKENGAEGILVCPIEKMVL from the coding sequence ATGAGTAATTTAAGAATTGCAGTACAGAAGTCAGGAAGATTAAATGAAGATTCTATGAATATCTTAAAAGATATCGGAATTTCAATAGACAACGGAAAAGATCAATTAAAAGCATCCGCAAGAAATTTTCCTGTTGAGGTTTTCTATCTTAGAAATGGCGATATTCCGCAGTATTTAAGAGATGGCGTAGTAGATGCTGCTATTATTGGCGAAAATGTTTTAATAGAAAAAGGAAACGATTTAGATTTTATAGAACGTTTAGGATTTTCTAAATGTAAAGTTTCTATTGCAGTGCCAAAAGAATCGAATGCAAATTCATTAAAAGATTTAGACGGAAAAAGAATTGCAACTTCGTACCCAGAAACGGTAAGAAAATACTTAAAAGAGTACAATATAGAAGCACAATTACATATTATTAACGGTTCTGTAGAAATTGCACCGAATATTGGTTTAGCAGACGGAATTTGTGATATTGTTTCTAGTGGTTCTACACTTTTTAAAAATGGATTAAAAGAGATTGAAGTTCTTTTAAAATCTGAAGCTGTTTTAGCAGTTTCTCCATTAATATCTGATCAAAGAAAGGCCATCTTAGAAAAAATTCAATTCAGAATTCAATCGGTATTAAAAGGAAGAGATTCTAAATACGTGTTGTTAAATGCGCCTAATGATAAATTAGATGCTATTTTAAACTTATTGCCAGGTATGAGAAGTCCTACTGTTTTGCCATTGGCAGAAAAAGGTTGGAGTTCTGTACACACCGTAATTAGTAAAAATGAATTTTGGCAAATTATTGACGGATTAAAAGAAAATGGAGCAGAAGGTATTTTAGTTTGCCCTATCGAAAAAATGGTACTTTAA
- a CDS encoding EthD family reductase translates to MIKVSVMYPNSKDVQFDVDYYKNSHLPTISKALGTALKGLELDLGLASRVPGEPAPYVAIAHLLFDDVAAFQTSFGPHAKVFADDVKNYSNVQGELQISELITF, encoded by the coding sequence ATGATAAAAGTATCCGTAATGTACCCAAACAGTAAAGATGTACAGTTTGATGTAGATTATTATAAAAACAGTCACTTACCAACGATTTCTAAGGCACTTGGTACTGCTTTAAAAGGTTTAGAGTTAGATTTAGGTCTTGCGAGTAGAGTTCCTGGAGAACCGGCTCCTTATGTAGCAATTGCACATTTATTATTTGATGATGTTGCTGCTTTTCAGACTTCATTTGGTCCGCATGCAAAAGTATTTGCAGACGATGTAAAAAATTACAGTAATGTACAAGGAGAACTTCAAATTAGTGAATTGATAACATTCTAA
- a CDS encoding energy transducer TonB → MEYYNFEIQPEFPGGKIAFNSFIKKHLTSNSFNTKGKLIFKFTIESNGQTSNEKILKDTNPSLKNEVNNMFNSMPIWKPAKQDGTPVKVKRTIPINFG, encoded by the coding sequence ATAGAATACTATAATTTTGAAATACAGCCAGAATTTCCTGGTGGAAAAATAGCTTTTAACAGTTTTATTAAAAAACATCTAACTTCTAACAGTTTTAACACAAAAGGAAAGTTAATTTTTAAATTTACAATAGAATCAAATGGACAAACTTCTAATGAAAAAATACTCAAAGACACGAATCCAAGTTTAAAAAATGAAGTTAATAATATGTTCAATTCTATGCCAATTTGGAAACCAGCAAAACAAGATGGAACCCCAGTAAAAGTAAAGAGAACGATACCAATTAATTTTGGATAA
- the hisD gene encoding histidinol dehydrogenase — translation MNTIINPPKKDWTQILERPTKTVDDIEGVVNEVFADIQKNGDAAIQKYTQKFDGVSLENNIVSVNEINEAINLVSEELKEAIQLAKENITKFHTAQKTAKVFVETTNGVSCWQEKRPIQKVGLYIPGGTAPLFSTVLMLAIPAQIAGCKEIVLCSPPNKEGKIHPAILYAANLCGVTKIIKVGGIQAIAGYTFGTETIPQVYKIFGPGNQFVTVAKQLSTKHGVAIDMPAGPSELLVVADDSANASYVASDLLSQAEHGADSQVILVSTSKEMITEVEKEIEIQLAKLSRVEIAQKAIQNSKSIFVENDETALELINEYGPEHFIVCTNNNDFYIDNIENAGSVFIGNYTPESAGDYASGTNHTLPTNGFSKSYSGVNLDSFTKSITFQKITKAGIKTIGKSIELMAAAEGLDAHKNAVSIRLKDLK, via the coding sequence ATGAATACAATTATAAATCCACCTAAAAAAGATTGGACTCAAATTTTAGAGAGACCTACAAAAACAGTTGATGATATAGAAGGTGTCGTAAACGAAGTTTTTGCAGATATTCAAAAAAACGGAGATGCAGCTATACAGAAATACACTCAAAAGTTTGATGGTGTTTCTTTAGAAAACAATATTGTTTCTGTAAACGAAATAAATGAAGCTATTAATTTAGTTTCAGAAGAATTAAAAGAAGCAATTCAACTTGCTAAAGAGAATATAACCAAGTTTCATACAGCGCAAAAAACAGCAAAAGTTTTTGTAGAAACGACAAACGGAGTTTCTTGTTGGCAAGAAAAAAGACCAATTCAAAAAGTTGGTTTGTATATTCCTGGCGGAACAGCACCTTTGTTTTCTACAGTATTAATGTTGGCTATTCCTGCTCAAATTGCAGGCTGTAAAGAAATTGTATTGTGTTCTCCTCCAAACAAAGAAGGGAAAATTCATCCAGCCATTTTATATGCTGCAAATTTATGTGGCGTAACAAAAATTATAAAAGTAGGAGGGATTCAAGCCATTGCAGGGTATACATTTGGTACAGAAACCATTCCGCAAGTTTATAAAATATTTGGTCCAGGAAATCAGTTTGTAACGGTTGCAAAACAATTGTCGACAAAACATGGTGTTGCCATCGATATGCCAGCTGGTCCAAGTGAGTTATTAGTGGTTGCAGATGATTCTGCAAACGCAAGTTATGTAGCGTCAGACTTATTAAGTCAGGCAGAACATGGTGCAGATAGTCAGGTAATTTTGGTATCAACATCCAAAGAAATGATTACAGAAGTAGAGAAAGAAATTGAAATTCAGTTGGCTAAATTGTCTAGAGTAGAAATTGCTCAGAAAGCCATTCAAAATTCGAAGTCTATTTTTGTTGAGAATGATGAAACAGCTTTAGAGTTGATTAATGAATATGGTCCGGAACATTTTATTGTTTGTACAAATAACAATGATTTTTACATAGACAATATAGAAAATGCAGGTTCTGTTTTTATTGGTAATTATACGCCAGAAAGTGCCGGAGATTATGCTTCTGGAACCAACCATACCTTACCAACAAACGGATTTTCTAAATCGTATTCTGGTGTTAACTTAGATAGTTTTACCAAAAGTATTACGTTTCAGAAAATTACAAAAGCAGGTATTAAAACAATAGGGAAATCTATTGAGTTAATGGCAGCAGCAGAAGGCTTAGATGCACATAAAAATGCAGTTTCTATCCGATTAAAAGATTTAAAATAG
- the hisF gene encoding imidazole glycerol phosphate synthase subunit HisF, producing the protein MLTKRIIPCLDIKNGRTVKGVNFVNLIDAGDPVVLAKQYADLGADELVFLDISATLEGRKTMIEMVHQIAEQVNIPFTVGGGISSVENVNELLKWGADKVSINSSAVKRPDLVNELAEKFGSQCVVVAIDAKQIDDEWFVHLAGGTIPTDIKLFEWAKEVEERGAGEILFTSMNHDGTKAGFANEALAKLSELLNIPIIASGGAGNVQHFVDTFTEGKADAALAASVFHFGEIPILELKQELKKNNIPVRI; encoded by the coding sequence ATGTTAACAAAAAGAATAATACCTTGTTTAGATATTAAAAACGGAAGAACTGTAAAAGGTGTTAATTTCGTAAATTTAATAGATGCAGGAGACCCTGTGGTTTTAGCAAAACAATATGCAGATTTAGGTGCTGACGAATTGGTTTTTTTAGATATTTCTGCAACCTTAGAAGGTAGAAAAACCATGATTGAAATGGTGCATCAAATTGCAGAGCAAGTAAATATTCCGTTTACAGTTGGTGGAGGAATATCATCTGTAGAAAATGTAAATGAGTTGTTAAAATGGGGAGCAGATAAGGTTTCTATTAATTCATCTGCAGTAAAAAGACCCGATTTAGTAAACGAATTGGCAGAGAAATTTGGAAGTCAATGTGTAGTTGTTGCTATTGATGCAAAACAGATTGATGATGAGTGGTTTGTGCATTTGGCAGGAGGAACGATTCCTACAGATATCAAACTTTTTGAATGGGCAAAAGAAGTAGAAGAGCGTGGAGCAGGAGAAATTTTATTTACTTCTATGAATCATGATGGTACAAAAGCAGGATTTGCAAATGAGGCTTTGGCTAAATTATCCGAATTGTTAAACATTCCAATTATTGCTTCAGGTGGTGCGGGTAATGTACAGCATTTTGTAGATACTTTTACAGAAGGAAAAGCAGATGCAGCTTTGGCAGCAAGTGTTTTTCACTTTGGAGAAATTCCTATTTTAGAATTAAAACAAGAATTAAAAAAGAATAACATTCCAGTACGTATATAA
- the hisA gene encoding 1-(5-phosphoribosyl)-5-[(5-phosphoribosylamino)methylideneamino]imidazole-4-carboxamide isomerase — translation MRIIPAIDIIDGKCVRLTKGDYNTKKIYNENPLEVAKEFEGAGIEYLHVVDLDGAKASQIINHKVLEQIASKTNLKIDFGGGLKSDKDLEIAFNSGANQITGGSIAVKNSEIFESWIEKYGSEKIILGADFYPDASGGKIATNGWQEESSLELIPFIAGYQQKGIQYIICTDISKDGMLQGPSFDIYQQILSEVNNVKLIASGGISAFDELPRLAENGCEGVIIGKAIYENKISLKQLEQFILTK, via the coding sequence ATGAGAATAATACCAGCCATAGATATTATAGACGGAAAATGTGTTCGTCTAACAAAAGGAGATTACAATACCAAGAAGATTTATAACGAAAATCCGTTAGAAGTTGCCAAAGAATTCGAAGGTGCAGGTATCGAGTATTTGCATGTAGTAGATTTAGATGGCGCAAAAGCAAGTCAGATTATCAATCATAAAGTATTAGAGCAAATTGCTTCAAAAACCAATTTAAAGATTGATTTTGGTGGTGGTTTAAAGTCTGATAAAGATTTAGAAATTGCTTTTAATTCTGGTGCGAATCAAATTACTGGAGGAAGTATTGCTGTTAAAAATAGCGAAATTTTTGAAAGTTGGATTGAAAAATATGGATCCGAAAAAATTATTTTAGGAGCAGATTTTTATCCTGATGCTTCAGGTGGAAAAATTGCTACAAATGGTTGGCAAGAAGAAAGTAGTTTAGAATTGATTCCGTTTATTGCAGGGTATCAGCAAAAAGGAATTCAGTATATTATCTGTACAGATATTTCTAAAGATGGCATGTTACAAGGACCAAGTTTTGATATCTATCAACAAATTTTATCTGAAGTAAATAATGTAAAACTAATTGCTTCTGGAGGAATTTCTGCTTTTGATGAGCTTCCTAGATTAGCAGAAAATGGTTGCGAAGGTGTTATTATAGGAAAAGCGATTTATGAGAATAAAATTAGCTTAAAACAATTAGAACAATTTATATTAACAAAATAA